The Bombus huntii isolate Logan2020A chromosome 6, iyBomHunt1.1, whole genome shotgun sequence genome window below encodes:
- the LOC126866548 gene encoding serine/threonine-protein kinase 3 isoform X2 yields the protein MSSKSELKKLSEESLTRQPEEVFDIICKLGEGSYGSVYKALHKESGQVLAIKQVPVDTDLQEIIKEISIMQQCDSPYVVKYYGSYFKNTDLWIVMEYCGAGSVSDIMRLRKKTLQEDEIATILSDTLKGLEYLHLRRKIHRDIKAGNILLNNEGHAKLADFGVAGQLTDTMAKRNTVIGTPFWMAPEVIQEIGYDCVADIWSLGITALEMAEGKPPYGDIHPMRAIFMIPTKPPPSFREPDQWSPEFIDFVSGCLVKNPEERATATELLNHEFIGNAKQPSILSQMIAEAHEIREKQSVHRAHVINNVAIKNQNQAEDSDEEDCSGTMKPLPEDTGTLVPSHDLPDTGTLVSAMLDLGTMVINSDTDTEATMKRHNTGSVESGKKYRPLFLDHFDKKEAPEIGKGNGQILGVHNQDNENKLELRSPTESQRFQSHLQLQLNQISHPVQEQPHNNISKFQNVFTERDFDFLKFLSYEELQQRMANLDAEMEREIDELRRRYQTKRQPILDAMDTKRKRQQNF from the exons ATGTCTTCGAAGAG tgAATTAAAAAAACTGTCTGAAGAAAGTTTAACCAGACAACCTGAAGAAGTATTTGATATAATATGCAAGTTGGGAGAAGG ATCCTATGGATCAGTTTACAAAGCATTACATAAGGAAAGTGGACAGGTACTTGCTATTAAACAAGTTCCTGTTGATACAGATTTACAAGAAAtcataaaagaaatttctatcaTGCAACAGTGTGATTCTCCATAtgttgttaaatattatgGAAGTTACTTTAAAAACACTGATTTATGG ATTGTAATGGAATATTGTGGAGCTGGATCTGTTAGTGATATTATGAGGTTAAGGAAGAAGACCCTTCAAGAAGATGAAATAGCAACGATTCTCAGTGATACCTTAAAAGGTTTAGAATATCTCCATTTgagaagaaaaatacataGAGATATTAAAGCAGGAAATATTTTACTCAATAATGAAGGACATGCAAAATTAGCTGATTTTGGAGTAGCAGGACAATTAACT gATACAATGGCAAAACGTAATACAGTTATAGGAACTCCATTTTGGATGGCTCCAGAAGTAATACAGGAAATTGGATATGATTGTGTCGCAGACATATGGTCTCTTGGTATAACTGCTTTAGAAATGGCAGAAGGCAAGCCGCCATATGGTGATATACATCCAATGAGAGCAATATTTATGATTCCAACTAAACCACCACCTAGCTTTAGAGAACCTGATCAATGGAGTCCTGAATTTATAGATTTTGTCAGTGGGTGCCTTGTTAAAAATCCAGAAGAAAGAGCTACTGCAACTGAGTTGCTAAATCATGAATTTATAG GCAATGCCAAGCAACCAAGTATTCTGAGTCAGATGATTGCAGAAGCTCAtgaaatacgagaaaaacaaaGTGTACATCGTGCTCATGTTATAAATAATGTGGcaattaaaaatcaaaatcaGGCAGAAGATTCG GATGAAGAAGACTGTAGTGGAACAATGAAACCTCTGCCAGAAGACACGGGAACTTTAGTACCGAGTCATGATCTTCCAGATACGGGTACACTTGTTTCAGCAATGTTAGATTTGGGAACAATGGTTATTAATAGTGACACCGATACCGAAGCTACTATGAAAC GACACAATACAGGGTCAGTGGAATCTGGAAAAAAATACCGGCCACTATTTTTAGATCATTTTGATAAGAAAGAAGCACCTGAAATAGGAAag GGAAATGGACAAATACTTGGGGTACACAATCaagataatgaaaataaattagaattacGAAGCCCTACAGAATCTCAGAGGTTTCAAAGTCACCTACAATTACAACTTAACCAAATTTCTCACCCTGTACAAGAACAACCTCATAATAACATATCCAAGTTCCAAAATGTCTTCACAGAACGTGATTTCGACTTC CTGAAGTTTCTCTCATACGAGGAACTACAGCAACGAATGGCTAATCTGGATGCGGAAATGGAAAGAGAAATTGATGAGCTGAGAAGAAGGTACCAAACGAAGAGACAACCGATTCTTGACGCTATGGATACCAAGCGAAAACGTCAGCAGAACTTCTAA
- the LOC126866548 gene encoding serine/threonine-protein kinase 3 isoform X1 codes for MSSKSELKKLSEESLTRQPEEVFDIICKLGEGSYGSVYKALHKESGQVLAIKQVPVDTDLQEIIKEISIMQQCDSPYVVKYYGSYFKNTDLWIVMEYCGAGSVSDIMRLRKKTLQEDEIATILSDTLKGLEYLHLRRKIHRDIKAGNILLNNEGHAKLADFGVAGQLTDTMAKRNTVIGTPFWMAPEVIQEIGYDCVADIWSLGITALEMAEGKPPYGDIHPMRAIFMIPTKPPPSFREPDQWSPEFIDFVSGCLVKNPEERATATELLNHEFIGNAKQPSILSQMIAEAHEIREKQSVHRAHVINNVAIKNQNQAEDSDEEDCSGTMKPLPEDTGTLVPSHDLPDTGTLVSAMLDLGTMVINSDTDTEATMKRHNTGSVESGKKYRPLFLDHFDKKEAPEIGKGNGQILGVHNQDNENKLELRSPTESQRFQSHLQLQLNQISHPVQEQPHNNISKFQNVFTERDFDFINNHILQLKFLSYEELQQRMANLDAEMEREIDELRRRYQTKRQPILDAMDTKRKRQQNF; via the exons ATGTCTTCGAAGAG tgAATTAAAAAAACTGTCTGAAGAAAGTTTAACCAGACAACCTGAAGAAGTATTTGATATAATATGCAAGTTGGGAGAAGG ATCCTATGGATCAGTTTACAAAGCATTACATAAGGAAAGTGGACAGGTACTTGCTATTAAACAAGTTCCTGTTGATACAGATTTACAAGAAAtcataaaagaaatttctatcaTGCAACAGTGTGATTCTCCATAtgttgttaaatattatgGAAGTTACTTTAAAAACACTGATTTATGG ATTGTAATGGAATATTGTGGAGCTGGATCTGTTAGTGATATTATGAGGTTAAGGAAGAAGACCCTTCAAGAAGATGAAATAGCAACGATTCTCAGTGATACCTTAAAAGGTTTAGAATATCTCCATTTgagaagaaaaatacataGAGATATTAAAGCAGGAAATATTTTACTCAATAATGAAGGACATGCAAAATTAGCTGATTTTGGAGTAGCAGGACAATTAACT gATACAATGGCAAAACGTAATACAGTTATAGGAACTCCATTTTGGATGGCTCCAGAAGTAATACAGGAAATTGGATATGATTGTGTCGCAGACATATGGTCTCTTGGTATAACTGCTTTAGAAATGGCAGAAGGCAAGCCGCCATATGGTGATATACATCCAATGAGAGCAATATTTATGATTCCAACTAAACCACCACCTAGCTTTAGAGAACCTGATCAATGGAGTCCTGAATTTATAGATTTTGTCAGTGGGTGCCTTGTTAAAAATCCAGAAGAAAGAGCTACTGCAACTGAGTTGCTAAATCATGAATTTATAG GCAATGCCAAGCAACCAAGTATTCTGAGTCAGATGATTGCAGAAGCTCAtgaaatacgagaaaaacaaaGTGTACATCGTGCTCATGTTATAAATAATGTGGcaattaaaaatcaaaatcaGGCAGAAGATTCG GATGAAGAAGACTGTAGTGGAACAATGAAACCTCTGCCAGAAGACACGGGAACTTTAGTACCGAGTCATGATCTTCCAGATACGGGTACACTTGTTTCAGCAATGTTAGATTTGGGAACAATGGTTATTAATAGTGACACCGATACCGAAGCTACTATGAAAC GACACAATACAGGGTCAGTGGAATCTGGAAAAAAATACCGGCCACTATTTTTAGATCATTTTGATAAGAAAGAAGCACCTGAAATAGGAAag GGAAATGGACAAATACTTGGGGTACACAATCaagataatgaaaataaattagaattacGAAGCCCTACAGAATCTCAGAGGTTTCAAAGTCACCTACAATTACAACTTAACCAAATTTCTCACCCTGTACAAGAACAACCTCATAATAACATATCCAAGTTCCAAAATGTCTTCACAGAACGTGATTTCGACTTC ATAAACAACCATATCCTGCAGCTGAAGTTTCTCTCATACGAGGAACTACAGCAACGAATGGCTAATCTGGATGCGGAAATGGAAAGAGAAATTGATGAGCTGAGAAGAAGGTACCAAACGAAGAGACAACCGATTCTTGACGCTATGGATACCAAGCGAAAACGTCAGCAGAACTTCTAA
- the LOC126866549 gene encoding sorting nexin-17 produces the protein MHFSIPDTQEFIDATDNTYVGYNIHINGLFHCTVRYKQLHSLHEQLARNLDISLPAFPPKKFFPLTTNQQEERRLSLEKYIQTIGQNPVVNNSGMLNGFLLNAQQETIGGPSNNEFMDIFLMNGCKITINVSTGDHSGSVLEKVYKNLRLPEEYYSYFVLFIVAHDEANSVHLLRKLQNFESPFITIKHLHVIGSKVVLGKNYWDVGYDLKIMDNEVAMNLLYIQAVAEINWGWIPITDELRNKLTVLKKHGKKKEYLDIVRTSKYYGYIHFAPCLCDYPQPDSKVLVAIGRNELNLRILNDGEQCEEVFKVSRMRCWRITTVQNGSERGGEESDEFSLELSFEYLIAKNQLQWVTVTSEQAILMSVCLQAMIDELLSKTVDSNNKAQEVSQKSWIYVMRNGQSITVGSSSNEESEESKKNRCIKQPSKSEPIMKKLADRLSVVKIKKSSDVRSNISSKVQGKQTLEYDMENNAFRMIDDDDL, from the exons atgcatttttCTATACCAGATACACAAGAATTTATTGATGCAACTGATAATACATATGTG GGTTACAACATTCATATAAATGGATTATTTCATTGTACTGTGAGATATAAACAACTACACAGTCTCCATGAACAATTGGCTAGAAATTTAGATATATCTCTCCCAGCATTTCCCCctaaaaaattttttcctttaacAACAAATCAGCAAGAAGAGCGTCGTCTTTctttggaaaaatatattcaaacaatTGGACAAAATCCAGTTGTTAATAATTCGGGAATGTTAAATGGATTTTTGTTAAATGCTCAGCAAGAAACTATTGGAGGCCCATCTAATAATGAATTTATGGACATTTTTCTTATGAATGGTtgtaaaataacaataaatgtTTCTACAGGGGATCATTCTGGTAGTGTTTTAGAG AAAGTATACAAGAACCTTAGACTACCTGAAgaatattattcatattttgtattatttattgttgcTCACGATGAAGCAAATAGTGTTCATT tacTACGAAAATTGCAAAACTTTGAATCCCCATTTATAACTATTAAACATCTACACGTTATAGGAAGTAAAGTTGTACTTGGAAAAAATTATTGGGATGTGGGCTATGATTTGAAAATAATGGATAATGAGGTGGcaatgaatttattatatattcaaGCAGTTGCTGAAATTAATTGGGGATGGATTCCCATTACAGATGAACTAAGAAACAAGCTAACAGTCTTAAAAAAGcatggaaagaaaaaagaa TATCTGGACATAGTACGTACTTCAAAGTATTATGGATATATTCATTTTGCTCCATGTCTTTGTGATTATCCTCAACCAGATTCAAAAGTATTAGTAGCCATAGGTagaaatgaattaaatttgCGTATATTAAATGATGGAGAACAATGCGAAGAAGTATTTAAAGTCTCACGAATGCGTTGTTGGCGTATAACTACTGTGCAAaat GGATCTGAAAGGGGAGGAGAAGAAAGTGATGAGTTTAGTTTAGAATTatcatttgaatatttaatagctaaaaatcaattacaatGGGTTACAGTTACTTCAGAACAAGCAATCTTAATGTCTGTATGCTTGCAAGCTATGATTGATGAATTATTATCAAAGACTGTTGATAGTAATAATAAGGCTCAG GAGGTGTCTCAAAAATCCTGGATTTATGTTATGAGAAATGGCCAGAGTATTACAGTGGGATCAAGCTCTAATGAAGAATCTGAAGAAAGTAAAAAG AATCGTTGTATTAAACAACCTTCTAAATCAGAACCAATTATGAAGAAACTTGCTGACAGATTATCagtagtaaaaataaaaaaatctagTGATGTTAGAAGTAACATAAGTAGCAAGGTTCAAGGAAAACAAACATTGGAATATGATATGGAAAATAATGCATTTCGCATGATCGATGATGACGACTTATGA
- the LOC126866556 gene encoding 39S ribosomal protein L41, mitochondrial yields the protein MASTFMVVTRQISTSASCHGKRNFRMIQIFNKRGSRAYKEARAKDPNYDIPIDRRGVKITGKWVNNHWVNIPEMIPELIVPSLENFHLKPYVSYKVTDVKKREYTAKDLFNLVYADKIKKDFKEGQLNPDGEPLNPNEYEALTPEEARIRAEMTGTDIFQMDVERPKKS from the exons atggcaTCTACGTTTATGGTTGTAACTCGACAAATTTCAACATCAGCGTCATGTCATGGTAAACGAAATTTTCGTATGATACAGATATTCAATAAGCGAGGTAGTCGTGCATATAAAGAAGCACGAGCCAAGGATCCAAACTACGATATTCCTATTGATA GGAGAGGTGTAAAGATAACGGGGAAATGGGTAAACAATCATTGGGTTAACATACCAGAAATGATACCGGAGCTTATTGTTCCTTCCctggaaaattttcatttaaagcCATATGTCTCTTATAAAGTTACAGATGTCAAAAAACGTGAATATACTGctaaagatttatttaatttagtgtatgctgataaaattaaaaaagattttaaagAGGGTCAATTAAACCCAGATGGTGAACCATTAAATCCCAATGAATATGAAGCATTGACACCTGAAGAAGCTAGGATTCGGGCTGAAATGACTGGTACAGATATTTtccaaatggatgtagaacgTCCAAAGAAGTCTTAA